The proteins below are encoded in one region of Brachyspira hampsonii:
- a CDS encoding tetratricopeptide repeat protein, producing the protein MVYKKKTYNKRLAKYKNIQMIVFILSIGALGLIAIISLNVAIIQGKVKLNSQIVDDYTLAKEYYDNKDYNKAKSILKKEIRNTIDPKKEYEANILLGKIYNETKDYDDAIKIFNTMTNSLYLDEQLKHNLGISYLKKEMYDEALVSLETSLSINSNYIPSLLTLGRFYMERDLPRLAKGYYERVLNLEENDEALFYVGLIALNEGFQSVAYDTLTKLVRRSKGEYADKAATILGDIYVISGDTDSAIEMYLKSLANSDTKPDSIKRLVKIYEQVEDYDGIKKVYEQILEQNPNDVDTILALGELYEKENTYDRAIKYYLKLVKMKDYTNTYEAIGLLANAYYKGSMLKEAESNYKKIIMADNKDDLYKTALERLGDITYRQKDFISSLRYYQEIYGIETNNAIFMPRLGELELYYGNSDKGIKLLKDSIAEDVGNAFPSRTLAIYYESIGNNNEALNYYNYTLSKYPKDRESIYRAGMLYYKTKNYEKSKESLLIAANDENNTTLVRENAWITLATMMEEIRSYNDASAYYRQLVEMSPSVENYMLYGAFSYRRLQYNEAIYAYNEALNLASSKRDMFDINLVLGKCYYRMNELDNAEESYRNALSYDSGNSQAKDGLRQVLSKKELMY; encoded by the coding sequence ATGGTATACAAGAAAAAGACATACAATAAAAGATTGGCCAAATATAAAAATATTCAAATGATAGTTTTTATATTATCTATAGGTGCATTAGGTTTAATAGCTATAATATCTTTAAATGTAGCAATAATACAGGGAAAAGTAAAACTAAATTCTCAAATTGTAGATGATTATACTTTGGCTAAAGAATATTATGACAATAAAGATTATAATAAAGCCAAATCCATATTGAAAAAAGAAATAAGAAATACAATAGATCCTAAAAAAGAATATGAAGCTAATATACTTCTAGGAAAAATATACAATGAAACTAAAGATTATGATGATGCTATAAAAATATTTAATACTATGACAAATTCATTGTATTTAGATGAGCAGTTAAAACATAATTTAGGAATATCATATCTCAAAAAAGAAATGTATGATGAAGCTTTAGTATCATTGGAAACTTCATTATCAATAAACAGCAATTATATACCTAGTCTGCTCACATTGGGAAGATTTTATATGGAAAGAGATCTGCCTCGTTTAGCTAAAGGATATTATGAGAGAGTTTTAAATTTAGAAGAAAATGATGAGGCTTTATTTTATGTAGGATTAATAGCACTTAATGAAGGTTTCCAAAGTGTTGCTTATGATACTTTAACTAAATTAGTGAGAAGAAGCAAAGGAGAATATGCTGATAAGGCTGCTACAATATTAGGAGATATATATGTAATATCAGGAGATACTGACAGTGCTATAGAAATGTATTTAAAAAGTTTGGCTAACTCAGATACAAAACCAGACTCTATAAAAAGACTTGTGAAAATATATGAGCAGGTTGAAGATTATGACGGAATAAAAAAAGTATATGAGCAGATATTAGAACAAAACCCTAATGATGTGGATACAATACTTGCCTTGGGTGAATTATATGAAAAAGAAAATACTTATGACAGGGCTATAAAATATTATTTAAAATTGGTAAAAATGAAAGATTACACCAATACTTATGAAGCTATAGGTTTGCTTGCTAATGCATACTACAAAGGAAGTATGTTAAAAGAAGCAGAATCAAATTATAAAAAAATTATAATGGCTGATAATAAAGATGATTTATATAAAACTGCATTGGAAAGACTTGGAGATATCACATACAGGCAAAAAGATTTTATATCATCTTTAAGATACTATCAGGAAATATATGGTATAGAAACTAATAATGCTATATTTATGCCTAGACTTGGAGAATTGGAATTATACTACGGAAACTCTGATAAAGGAATAAAATTATTAAAAGACTCTATTGCCGAAGATGTTGGAAATGCCTTCCCTAGCAGAACATTAGCTATTTATTATGAAAGTATAGGTAATAATAATGAGGCATTAAATTATTATAATTACACGCTTTCTAAATACCCTAAGGACAGAGAAAGTATATACAGAGCCGGAATGCTTTATTATAAAACCAAAAATTATGAAAAATCAAAAGAATCATTGCTCATAGCTGCTAATGATGAAAATAACACTACATTAGTAAGAGAAAATGCTTGGATAACATTAGCTACAATGATGGAAGAAATACGCTCTTATAATGATGCTTCTGCCTATTACAGACAATTAGTAGAGATGTCTCCTAGTGTTGAAAATTATATGCTTTACGGAGCATTTTCTTATAGAAGACTTCAATATAATGAAGCTATATATGCCTATAATGAAGCGTTAAATTTGGCATCATCAAAAAGGGATATGTTTGACATTAATTTAGTTTTAGGTAAATGTTATTACAGGATGAATGAGCTTGATAATGCTGAAGAAAGCTATAGAAATGCTTTAAGCTATGACAGCGGAAATTCTCAGGCTAAAGACGGTTTAAGACAGGTACTTAGCAAAAAAGAACTTATGTATTAA
- the nusB gene encoding transcription antitermination factor NusB → MSEEKDINNNNNEIENTEALPRKAVKKKMIIKSKNKENIKDLDLSSYGARRQARIYAVMSLYSYEINDRKENIDEILSFDYDKKIPENIFAFTRTLVEGTINNLERIDNLIEKYSDNWDIKRIQYVDKSIIRMSIYSLIFLKDIPKSVVIDEAVEISKIFSDKDSYKFVNGILDGIQEKDIQ, encoded by the coding sequence ATGTCTGAAGAAAAAGATATAAATAATAATAATAATGAAATTGAAAATACTGAAGCTCTCCCTAGAAAAGCTGTTAAGAAAAAAATGATAATAAAATCTAAAAATAAAGAAAATATCAAAGATTTAGATTTATCATCTTACGGAGCAAGAAGACAGGCTAGAATATATGCTGTTATGTCATTATATTCCTATGAAATTAATGATAGAAAAGAAAATATAGATGAAATACTTAGTTTTGATTATGATAAAAAAATACCTGAAAATATATTCGCATTCACTAGAACTTTAGTAGAAGGAACTATAAATAATTTAGAAAGAATAGATAATTTAATAGAAAAATATTCTGATAATTGGGATATAAAAAGAATACAATATGTAGATAAATCAATTATTAGAATGTCAATATACTCGCTAATATTTTTGAAAGATATACCTAAATCTGTAGTAATAGATGAGGCTGTAGAAATTTCTAAAATTTTTAGCGATAAAGATTCTTATAAATTTGTAAATGGGATTTTAGATGGTATACAAGAAAAAGACATACAATAA
- a CDS encoding adenylate kinase: MLNIIFIGAPGVGKGTQSALIEKDYHISHIATGDMLRDNISNGTELGKTAKSYMDKGELVPDSLVIDMLKDRIKKDDCKNGFMLDGFPRTIEQAKELSNILESLNYKISAVIDIYVSEEVIIERLLKRGRADDNEETIKNRLKVFENQSKPVLDYYKDKAKIIKIESIGTPEEVYAKIKKELDVL, translated from the coding sequence ATGCTTAATATAATTTTTATAGGAGCTCCCGGAGTTGGAAAGGGAACTCAATCTGCATTAATAGAAAAAGATTATCACATATCACATATTGCTACAGGCGATATGTTAAGGGATAATATTTCAAATGGCACAGAATTAGGAAAAACAGCTAAATCATATATGGATAAAGGGGAATTGGTACCTGACAGTTTAGTAATTGATATGCTTAAAGACAGAATAAAAAAAGATGACTGTAAAAATGGATTTATGCTTGATGGTTTCCCTAGAACTATAGAACAAGCTAAAGAATTATCTAATATATTAGAAAGTCTTAACTATAAAATATCTGCTGTAATAGATATATATGTTTCAGAAGAGGTAATCATAGAAAGATTATTAAAAAGAGGCCGTGCCGATGATAATGAAGAAACAATTAAAAACAGATTAAAAGTGTTTGAAAATCAAAGCAAGCCTGTATTAGATTATTATAAAGATAAAGCAAAAATAATAAAAATAGAGAGTATAGGCACTCCTGAAGAAGTGTATGCTAAGATAAAAAAAGAATTAGATGTATTATAA
- a CDS encoding PEGA domain-containing protein: protein MHINKIITLIIAAVLLYLPLYPFGGKPITIEKVRPYYTTEENVKIDIFIYTNLGDNTNYNYLCFAVADAVANQIEYNKTLRLQSETNYTIIPVDFEKAYNYKVFQFTNITYTSRSEGSNITIITNYETTTYTNWGDVRSNVQLITPDTEGFFLETNEMLFDYNGSNVILKGTNDFIQKVDIGKTYYEYFGDDIKKYIFTRDSDIAVFGSIKYDRPNINVVTYIAYIKDRKITSYSITIPEAKIDEQIPNYALEIANKISYLDKTGVIAIDVSPEDAFVYVDDVFIGKSGQTLYVPALTTNNHRFTIKKEYYETIDTMLSFEKPNENILLNFKLQELSESARVQINIPGEEESSVIINGVKETPTNVINRYFGFGTYSIKITNTNYIDYYGTFTVNSTNSLVLTPNMKKYYEPTLTDKIFKNYERNTKIFLGLTIASAIFTVGTYIYAGEILDSTMVNYYNQYKNDANRPPVNLNNYNTAMNIYIAGMVITGAFALTAGVYYMLWINESNFSVEELSFNADYSGVNLMYAWRW from the coding sequence ATGCATATAAATAAAATTATAACATTAATAATCGCAGCTGTTTTACTATATCTTCCGCTATATCCTTTCGGCGGAAAACCCATTACAATAGAAAAAGTAAGACCTTACTATACAACTGAAGAAAATGTAAAAATAGACATATTTATATATACTAATCTAGGAGATAATACAAATTATAATTATTTATGTTTCGCAGTAGCTGATGCCGTAGCAAATCAAATAGAATATAATAAAACATTAAGACTTCAGTCAGAAACTAATTACACAATTATTCCTGTAGATTTTGAAAAAGCATACAATTATAAAGTATTTCAATTTACCAACATAACTTATACCAGCAGAAGCGAAGGGAGCAATATAACTATTATCACTAATTATGAAACCACAACTTATACTAATTGGGGAGATGTAAGAAGTAATGTTCAATTAATTACACCAGATACTGAAGGGTTTTTCTTAGAAACCAATGAAATGCTATTTGATTATAATGGAAGTAATGTAATATTAAAAGGCACCAATGATTTTATTCAAAAAGTAGATATAGGTAAAACTTACTATGAATATTTCGGAGATGATATAAAAAAATATATATTCACTAGGGATTCTGATATAGCAGTATTCGGCTCAATAAAGTATGATAGACCCAATATAAATGTTGTAACATACATAGCATATATTAAAGATAGAAAAATAACATCATATTCTATAACAATACCGGAAGCAAAAATTGATGAGCAAATACCAAATTATGCATTGGAAATAGCAAACAAAATAAGTTATTTAGATAAAACAGGAGTTATAGCAATAGATGTAAGCCCGGAAGATGCTTTTGTATATGTAGATGATGTATTTATAGGAAAAAGCGGACAAACATTATATGTGCCGGCATTAACAACGAATAATCACAGATTTACAATAAAAAAAGAATATTATGAAACCATAGATACTATGCTTTCATTTGAAAAGCCAAATGAAAACATTCTTCTTAATTTCAAATTACAAGAATTAAGTGAAAGTGCAAGGGTTCAGATAAATATACCAGGAGAAGAAGAAAGTTCTGTAATTATTAATGGAGTAAAAGAAACTCCAACTAATGTAATAAATAGGTATTTCGGTTTCGGAACATATTCTATAAAAATAACAAACACAAATTATATAGATTATTATGGAACATTTACAGTAAACAGCACAAACTCCCTAGTTCTCACACCTAATATGAAAAAATATTATGAACCTACTTTGACTGACAAAATATTTAAAAATTATGAAAGAAATACAAAAATATTTTTAGGACTCACTATAGCAAGTGCAATATTTACCGTTGGAACATATATATATGCTGGGGAAATATTAGATTCCACTATGGTTAATTATTATAATCAATATAAAAATGACGCTAACAGACCGCCTGTAAATTTAAATAATTACAATACTGCAATGAATATATATATAGCTGGAATGGTAATAACAGGTGCTTTTGCTTTAACTGCCGGAGTATATTATATGCTTTGGATAAATGAAAGCAATTTTTCTGTTGAGGAACTTTCATTTAATGCAGATTACAGCGGAGTTAACCTTATGTATGCATGGCGGTGGTAG
- a CDS encoding pyridoxal phosphate-dependent aminotransferase codes for MDISKRIQRLKVSPVRKLNPYAEDAVKRGIKIYHLNVGQPDIETPKIFFEAISKYSGKTLKYEHSRGMKPLINKIQAYYDKLGTHYEEEDIVITSGGSEAISFAMLAIFDEGDEILVSEPLYANYKSFYDVYDIKYNAVRTYAEDGFHLPSREEIEKHITPKTKAFMLANPSNPTGVVYTQRELDDIAYIAKKYDLYIISDEVYREFVYGDRKAISFCTYKDLEENVIIIDSISKRFSACGARVGCLISKNKKLMTAIFRECQARLCLPTLDMIGAAALYDLPDNYFDEALKEYDHRRKIIFEELATMEDVVAKEPEGAFYVLAKLPVKNAENFIIWLLKDFNINNETVMFAPAEGFYATEGLGKDEVRISYALDSQDLKKSMHILREALIKYREIDK; via the coding sequence ATGGATATATCTAAAAGAATTCAGAGATTAAAAGTTTCACCTGTTAGAAAGTTAAATCCTTATGCTGAAGATGCTGTAAAAAGAGGTATAAAAATATATCATCTTAATGTAGGTCAGCCTGATATAGAAACACCTAAAATATTTTTTGAAGCTATATCTAAATACAGCGGAAAAACTCTTAAATATGAACATTCAAGAGGTATGAAGCCGCTTATTAATAAAATTCAAGCATATTATGATAAATTAGGTACCCATTATGAGGAAGAAGATATAGTAATTACTAGCGGAGGTTCTGAGGCTATATCTTTTGCTATGCTTGCTATATTTGACGAGGGTGATGAGATATTAGTATCTGAGCCTTTATATGCGAATTATAAAAGTTTTTATGATGTTTATGATATAAAATATAATGCGGTAAGAACTTATGCTGAAGACGGTTTCCATCTTCCTAGCCGTGAAGAGATAGAAAAACATATTACTCCTAAAACTAAAGCATTTATGCTTGCTAATCCTTCCAACCCTACAGGTGTTGTTTATACTCAAAGAGAGTTGGACGATATTGCTTATATAGCTAAGAAATATGATTTATATATTATAAGTGATGAAGTATATAGAGAATTTGTATATGGAGATAGAAAAGCTATTAGTTTTTGTACTTATAAAGATTTAGAAGAAAATGTTATTATAATAGATTCTATATCAAAAAGATTCTCAGCATGCGGAGCTAGGGTAGGCTGTCTTATAAGTAAAAATAAAAAATTGATGACAGCTATATTTAGAGAATGTCAGGCTAGATTATGTCTTCCTACATTGGATATGATAGGAGCTGCTGCTTTATATGATTTGCCTGATAATTATTTTGACGAGGCTTTAAAAGAGTACGATCATAGAAGAAAGATCATATTTGAAGAGCTTGCTACTATGGAAGACGTTGTTGCTAAGGAGCCTGAGGGAGCTTTTTATGTTCTTGCTAAACTTCCTGTAAAAAATGCTGAAAACTTTATTATATGGCTTTTAAAAGATTTTAATATAAATAATGAAACTGTAATGTTTGCACCCGCGGAAGGATTTTATGCTACTGAAGGATTAGGAAAAGATGAGGTTAGAATTTCCTATGCTTTAGATTCTCAAGATTTAAAGAAATCAATGCATATACTTAGAGAAGCGTTGATTAAATATAGGGAAATAGATAAATAA
- a CDS encoding pyridoxal phosphate-dependent aminotransferase, translated as MYLSKRVQQLKASPIRRLNIYAEEAAKRGIKIHHLNIGQPDIETPSVFFDAIANCNMKTVKYEHSRGTKELIRKIQAYYERLGLHYDEDEIIITNGGSEAILLSLIAIFDEGDEMLVAEPYYANYNSFYDILNIKRNIIRTYAEDGFHLPSREIIEKSITKKTKGYLFSNPSNPTGVVSTKRELDDIAYLAKKHDFFVISDEVYREFVYGDKKAISFGSYNDIAENVIIIDSISKRFSACGARIGCIISKNKEFMEAIFKECQARLSVPTLEMIGASALYDLPADYFESSRKEYDTRRKILFEELTKMDGVFMREPEGAFYVLAKLPVKDAEDFAIWLLKDFNIDNETVMFAPAEGFYATEGLGKNEVRMCYVIDSKDLKKAMRILKEGLIKYKREVEK; from the coding sequence ATGTATCTATCTAAAAGAGTACAGCAGCTTAAGGCTTCTCCTATAAGAAGATTAAATATTTATGCTGAAGAAGCTGCAAAAAGAGGAATAAAAATACATCATCTTAATATAGGGCAGCCTGATATAGAGACGCCTAGTGTATTTTTTGATGCCATTGCTAATTGCAATATGAAAACAGTTAAATACGAACATTCAAGAGGAACAAAAGAACTCATCAGAAAAATTCAGGCATATTATGAAAGATTAGGACTTCATTATGATGAAGATGAAATAATAATAACCAATGGAGGAAGCGAAGCGATACTTCTTAGTTTGATTGCAATATTTGATGAAGGCGATGAAATGTTGGTAGCAGAACCTTATTATGCTAATTACAATAGCTTTTATGATATACTTAATATAAAAAGGAATATTATTAGAACTTATGCTGAAGATGGATTTCATTTACCAAGCCGTGAAATTATAGAGAAAAGTATTACAAAAAAAACTAAGGGGTATTTATTTTCAAACCCCTCAAATCCTACGGGGGTTGTATCTACAAAAAGAGAACTAGATGATATAGCGTATTTAGCTAAAAAACATGATTTTTTTGTTATAAGTGATGAAGTATATAGAGAATTTGTTTATGGGGATAAAAAGGCTATAAGTTTCGGAAGTTATAATGATATAGCTGAGAATGTTATTATAATAGATTCTATATCAAAAAGGTTTTCTGCATGCGGTGCTAGAATAGGGTGTATAATTAGTAAGAATAAGGAATTTATGGAGGCTATTTTTAAAGAATGTCAGGCTAGATTATCAGTACCTACGCTTGAAATGATAGGGGCATCTGCTTTATATGATTTGCCTGCGGATTATTTTGAATCTTCAAGAAAAGAATATGATACTAGAAGAAAGATTCTTTTTGAGGAGCTTACAAAAATGGATGGCGTATTTATGAGAGAGCCTGAGGGGGCTTTTTATGTTCTTGCCAAACTTCCTGTTAAAGATGCTGAGGATTTTGCTATTTGGCTTCTTAAAGATTTTAATATTGATAATGAAACTGTGATGTTTGCTCCTGCTGAAGGTTTTTATGCTACTGAGGGATTGGGAAAGAATGAGGTAAGAATGTGCTATGTAATTGATTCAAAAGATTTGAAAAAGGCTATGAGAATTCTAAAAGAAGGTTTGATTAAATATAAAAGAGAAGTAGAGAAGTAA
- the mtnK gene encoding S-methyl-5-thioribose kinase → MAYEQLNINTIIDYLKTIDELKNIFSSFDDLEIKEIGDGNLNYVYSITNKKNDKETIILKQSVPFLRCVGESYPLEKDRMKIEIKALKEQYKLCPNLVPKVHYFSEDMCVVIMQNLNKHKVLRGEIINGKKFPKAAEHLTDFLSNTLFYTSDYYLDTKTKKNLVAEYMNPELCSLTEDFVFTHPFEENETNIYHEKLNLDEVRKFQRDSKLKTAAAEMKYAFMTKAEALLHGDFHLGSFMGNEEETYVIDPEFAFYGPIGFDIGKAMANFFIAYISQEYHQKRLGTNSKEFRKWLFDTAKYMLTGTLDKFEILWKKHLEETKPLYWNYPEGEKHSEEYIKTVLNRIFKDSIGFAGCVFIRRTLGLAKNKDISGIEDLNERARLDWICLNVGREFLINKDSIDNIEKAADIVNKYSDIEKI, encoded by the coding sequence ATGGCTTATGAACAATTAAATATTAATACAATAATAGATTATTTAAAAACTATAGATGAATTAAAAAATATATTTTCAAGTTTTGATGATTTAGAAATAAAAGAAATTGGAGACGGTAATTTAAATTATGTTTACAGCATAACAAATAAAAAAAATGATAAAGAAACTATAATATTAAAACAATCTGTCCCTTTTTTAAGATGCGTTGGTGAAAGCTATCCTTTGGAAAAAGACAGAATGAAAATAGAAATTAAAGCATTAAAAGAACAATATAAATTATGTCCGAATTTAGTTCCTAAAGTACATTATTTTTCTGAAGATATGTGCGTTGTAATAATGCAGAACTTAAATAAACATAAAGTTCTTAGAGGAGAAATAATAAATGGCAAAAAATTTCCCAAAGCAGCTGAACATTTAACAGATTTTCTTTCAAATACTTTATTTTATACTTCCGACTATTATTTGGATACTAAAACAAAAAAGAATCTTGTTGCTGAATATATGAACCCTGAATTATGCAGCTTAACTGAAGATTTTGTTTTTACTCATCCTTTTGAAGAAAATGAAACTAATATTTATCATGAAAAATTGAATTTAGATGAAGTGAGAAAATTTCAAAGAGATTCCAAATTGAAAACAGCTGCCGCTGAGATGAAATATGCATTTATGACTAAAGCAGAGGCTTTGCTTCATGGTGATTTTCATTTAGGAAGTTTTATGGGCAATGAAGAAGAAACTTATGTTATAGATCCTGAATTTGCATTTTACGGACCTATTGGTTTTGATATAGGAAAAGCTATGGCTAATTTCTTTATAGCATATATATCTCAGGAATATCATCAAAAAAGATTGGGAACAAATTCAAAAGAATTTAGAAAATGGCTTTTTGATACCGCTAAATATATGCTGACAGGAACTTTAGATAAATTTGAAATATTATGGAAAAAACATTTAGAAGAAACCAAGCCTTTATATTGGAATTATCCTGAAGGAGAAAAACATTCTGAAGAATATATAAAAACTGTATTAAATAGAATATTTAAAGACTCCATAGGTTTTGCAGGATGCGTATTTATAAGAAGAACTTTGGGGCTTGCTAAAAATAAAGATATTTCAGGTATTGAAGATTTAAATGAAAGAGCAAGACTAGATTGGATATGCTTAAATGTAGGAAGGGAATTCTTAATAAATAAAGATAGTATAGATAATATAGAAAAAGCTGCTGACATAGTAAATAAATATTCTGATATAGAAAAAATTTAA
- the mtnA gene encoding S-methyl-5-thioribose-1-phosphate isomerase, which produces MHNNIPTVRWTGDELYILDQTLIPVTVKEIKLSNEEEAYNAIKELKVRGAPAIGVAAAYSLLIDLKNKTNLQSNDFINFVQKRAEYLNSSRPTAVNLSYALNRMLNTIKDKNNKTSLELYNILETEAKKINSEDVDICQKIGEYGNELLKENSGILTHCNAGRLAVSGIGTALAPMYIAHQKGKKIRVYADETRPLLQGARLTSFELQEAGIDVTLICDNMAAFIMSKGLIDLVIVGCDRVAENGDAANKIGTMGVAILAKHFNIPFYIACPSTTFDLNTKTGDDIVIEERDAKEIINFACIQTAPLNMKVRNPAFDVTPHKLITGFITEKGIIKAPYIENLKKAFN; this is translated from the coding sequence ATGCATAATAATATACCAACTGTAAGATGGACAGGAGATGAACTATATATATTAGATCAAACATTAATACCTGTAACAGTCAAAGAAATAAAATTATCTAATGAAGAGGAAGCATATAATGCTATAAAAGAATTAAAAGTAAGAGGGGCACCTGCTATAGGAGTAGCGGCGGCTTATTCTTTACTCATAGATTTAAAAAATAAAACTAATTTACAATCTAATGATTTTATAAACTTTGTTCAAAAAAGAGCAGAATATTTAAACTCATCAAGACCTACCGCAGTTAATTTAAGCTATGCTCTAAATAGAATGCTAAATACAATAAAGGATAAAAATAATAAAACCTCATTAGAGTTATATAATATACTAGAAACAGAAGCTAAAAAAATAAATTCTGAAGATGTAGATATATGCCAAAAAATAGGAGAATACGGGAATGAGCTTTTAAAAGAAAATTCCGGCATACTTACTCATTGTAATGCTGGAAGATTAGCTGTAAGCGGAATAGGTACCGCACTTGCCCCTATGTATATAGCTCATCAAAAAGGTAAAAAAATAAGAGTGTACGCTGATGAAACAAGACCATTGCTTCAAGGGGCTAGATTAACAAGTTTTGAATTGCAGGAAGCTGGAATAGATGTTACTTTGATATGCGATAATATGGCTGCTTTTATAATGTCTAAAGGTCTTATTGATTTGGTTATAGTAGGATGCGACAGAGTAGCTGAAAATGGAGATGCTGCTAATAAAATAGGCACTATGGGAGTAGCAATATTAGCAAAACACTTTAATATACCTTTTTATATAGCTTGTCCTTCTACTACTTTTGATTTGAATACAAAAACAGGTGATGATATAGTCATAGAAGAAAGAGATGCAAAAGAAATTATCAATTTTGCCTGTATTCAAACAGCACCTTTAAATATGAAAGTAAGAAATCCTGCTTTTGATGTTACACCTCATAAACTTATAACAGGCTTCATTACTGAAAAAGGTATAATTAAAGCTCCTTATATAGAAAATTTAAAAAAGGCTTTTAATTAA
- a CDS encoding STAS domain-containing protein encodes MAIEFNNEYISIVMEANLSAPEEIKSFIEDSNEACNIRMPVVVLDMKNVKEINSAGIAKILKLYKNLQSLKVKLFMTNLDESIKPTIKSLMMFSLIKYFDDPKDFTI; translated from the coding sequence TTGGCTATAGAATTTAATAATGAATACATATCTATAGTTATGGAAGCTAACCTATCTGCTCCCGAAGAAATAAAATCTTTTATAGAAGACTCTAATGAAGCATGCAATATAAGAATGCCTGTAGTAGTATTAGATATGAAAAATGTTAAAGAAATTAACAGTGCCGGAATAGCTAAAATACTTAAACTTTATAAAAATCTTCAGTCTCTAAAAGTTAAATTATTTATGACTAATTTAGATGAATCTATTAAACCTACCATAAAAAGTTTAATGATGTTCAGTTTAATAAAATATTTTGATGATCCTAAAGATTTCACTATATAA